AGGACTTGTTTAATCAAGTGATTGGTCAATGTACTCAGCACTACCTTGAGCTTCAGGCTTTGATAAGGTAATCCTTGTTTTAGCACATATCATGCTGAccttttgttattattattttcttcttttgatGTTTCTAATGGCTGAAGATGCCAACTTTTGCAAGTTTCTTCAAATTTcgtttttaatatgttttcatTAAATTTGGGAATGTCATCAGTGATACCAATGTTGTTTTAGAAATCAATAGACTAGAATGTGCAACAGTAATTGATGCCGAGAGTCTGGTTATCTGTTGAATCCACTGATAGGTATCTTATTTTTATGCCTTGTCCCTATTGAAGTTCAAACAGTGAAATTGGATCACTTCTATAGCACTTGAGGACTATTTGATATGTTTCAAATTGAATTTCCAGCCATGAGGAATCATTCTGTTTGCTTATATGATTTATTGCTTGATGTGACAAAAGGAAAATGCAGGAAGACAATGTGGATGTAAAAGAAACTAGAAATGATGACCACTATGGAGCACTTGTTCACCACCTTGCTTTGCTGCGCAACAAGAGATGCTTAATGGCTTATGTGTATGTGTTACTCATAAATTATCGACTACATTTGACATTAATTACATCAGCATCTCTTGTGCCTTATGGTTTATCACTTATGCAGATACAAGAGATCAGAAATTATACGTAATTTGACATGGAATGTTGGGCTTGAACTCCTTGAGCTTCCGGAAGAAATTCAAGAGAAGCTTAGTCACTCTGAGAAAAAATATTATGGAAAGCATTCCACCGCTTTGCAATCATATATGGCCGACGTGGGCATCGAGTTGAATGTGGTAACTTTCTATCCCTCACAGGCATTCATTGACATGACCAGCTTTTTTAGACTGATGGCTGTTGTTTAAGATTTATAAAGCTTATCTTGATGAAGATGCTTGAGCAAGGTTTTTAATTAATGAACTAGCTTTTCTTGTAAATATTTGAAATATTCAGAACACATGGGATATTCTGAATTGTGGGAAAAATGTAATCTTGGTCATTCGATGTTTGTGTCAACTAAACTGAAAGTGATGTGCTGTTGGAAAAATTTAGCATCTTCAACTGATAGTGTAGATTTTGATAGCTGAAGTGATTATGTGATAGGATATGGTACCGCCCAAAGATCCCTGCATCAAGGTGAGAGTCCTTGATGACATGGGTGAAGGGATACTACTTGGCGATAAGACAGCTAATCTTGCTCGCCATTCGATGCATTTTCTAAAACGAACAGATGCTGAACAGTACGTTGCACGGGTGAGTTTGCTCATGTTGATTTCTAACTTGAATTCTCTTACAATGTGCTGCTATTGTTATGACTTGTTATCTGTTTTCCCCGTTTCTGACCAACAGGGCTTGATGGAAGAACTTACTGGCTGACTATGTAAGATAGTGTAGAATCTcttgggaaaaaaaaaaaaaacgggaGATGTACAAGTTTGGTATTTTTGTTGACCATACAAGAATTTAGGTTCAAGTTATGTAGCAGAATTCTGAATTGGATCCTTTGGTAAGAGGGTTTGCAACAACCAGTTGTAGTTTGGGTTGACACATGAGCTTTCTAAGCTACAACCTTGAAGGTGAGCTACAAACCTTCTAACTTGGATGGGTTTAGGCCTCAATTCACTTTCCATCATTTGGGCGTGTGCTCTGTGTTTTTGTAGTTGTATTCGTAGACAGGACAGCAGTCCATAATCCAACTCA
The window above is part of the Euphorbia lathyris chromosome 3, ddEupLath1.1, whole genome shotgun sequence genome. Proteins encoded here:
- the LOC136224822 gene encoding uncharacterized protein, yielding MYAKKGYELVKELANGEKGQLQQFNEDLFNQVIGQCTQHYLELQALIRKMQEDNVDVKETRNDDHYGALVHHLALLRNKRCLMAYVYKRSEIIRNLTWNVGLELLELPEEIQEKLSHSEKKYYGKHSTALQSYMADVGIELNVDMVPPKDPCIKVRVLDDMGEGILLGDKTANLARHSMHFLKRTDAEQYVARGLMEELTG